The Miscanthus floridulus cultivar M001 chromosome 7, ASM1932011v1, whole genome shotgun sequence genome includes a region encoding these proteins:
- the LOC136466357 gene encoding LOW QUALITY PROTEIN: uncharacterized protein (The sequence of the model RefSeq protein was modified relative to this genomic sequence to represent the inferred CDS: deleted 1 base in 1 codon; substituted 1 base at 1 genomic stop codon): MHKRVVLVSTVVAVLGLATAALGFIAESTKSKAFVGFNGQRYVYQRMPVLGCGVAAALLTLTGLAXPIATAASGCLRRDAPTTGRRRAVAVKLSTIAWVVVAVAAVMFLYGSAMNRGGTWDLSARRRGRCYGRGYYYGCTMLKSGIFATASILSTVATGCAIAAYVYFQWTNEPAPGQFVTPGVAMGQPQWAQPYPPPPYPPPMAYPTPPQYGHGGYGPKQPTGTA; this comes from the exons ATGCATAAACGCGTGGTGTTGGTGAGCACGGTGGTGGCCGTGCTCGGCCTCGCCACGGCCGCCTTGGGGTTCATCGCGGAGAGCACCAAGTCCAAG GCTTTCGTAGGCTTCAACGGGCAGCGCTACGTGTACCAGCGCATGCCGGTGCTTGGCTGCGGCGTCGCCGCGGCGCTGCTCACGCTGACAGGGCTGGCC TAGCCCATAGCCACCGCGGCCAGCGGATGTCTCCGACGTGACGCACCCACGACCGGCCGCAGGCGCGCCGTCGCTGTCAAGCTCTCCACCATCGCCTG ggtggtggtggcggtggcggcagtAATGTTCCTTTACGGCTCGGCGATGAACCGGGGCGGGACCTGGGACCTCTCGGCGAGGAGGCGGGGCCGGTGCTACGGCCGTGGCTACTACTACGGCTGCACCATGCTCAAGAGCGGCATCTTTGCCACGGCGTCCATCTTGTCCACCGTGGCCACCGGGTGCGCCATCGCGGCCTACGTCTACTTCCAGTGGACGAACGAGCCGGCGCCGGGCCAGTTCGTCACGCCGGGCGTCGCGATGGGACAGCCGCAGTGGGCGCAGCCGTATCCTCCACCGCCCTACCCGCCGCCTATGGCTTACCCTACTCCTCCCCAGTACGGGCACGGTGGCTACGGCCCCAAGCAACCTACGGGCACAGCTTGA